tttaaatttttgtgatttattttatttaaatgttaagtgtgatgaattgttttatttaagtgttgttattttatttagttgattatttgttttatttgattgtttattattttatttaattgttagaattgtttggtataatcttttgaatttaaatttgttaattgtttgtttggttaattaatttaataagtgaataattatgtaacatgtttattttactattagtgttacattttaaataagtgtgacaattgatgtgattatgtgagatttggttgaatgcactaaggtgcatggtagatagtgatgcaccctagtgatttagtgtgtgctagtgcatggtagcatggtacacatgtgtagattttctacacactttatatttccttattttagattttatttgaattaatttataaaaaaaataaaatgaaaaatgaaagggaattaaaggaaaatggggaagaaaggaaacttaccatttcctCTTGATAGTGGCTTTATGGGAATGAGAATTTAAAAAGGGGATTAAGAAGAGATTAGGCCATttggccgtgacctagagaggagatagagagagagggaggcgagctagagagagggAAAGCAAGGGCTGCCATATTtttctagagaagaagaagaagaaaagaaagagaaggagaagaagaagagggtttcgaaccctaggtaagaatctatcaactagtgtttcacatatgtgcatttggatcttctcctcttctctaatctaaggttaattttgtggtttctttctttgggtatatggtgtttggaaatcctctataggtgacaaggttttcttgctaaagtgttcttgattttacaatcaagagaggtaatggtctttcttagcctatatattggttttgatgggtttatctttgaggtttttgatggtgatgctaatggttgattattgtaggattgatgattatgatttgtatatttttgagaatatgatttgtttaaaaagggttcatgggtatgattgagggaatggatttgatagggtttataatgaggatatatgttgtgtttatattgctatggttatctttgtaatctttgatttatgtaaatGGTAAATGATGATTGTAGAAAAATATGATAAGAATTATGTTAGGGTTTTTGTAAAGGCATGTTCATGAGATATggtgttatgaatttatgtatgctATTGCCATGGTGgttgttgttggatttcatgtgtagattcaatggaatagaaaaaagatagttttataagatttcatgtgaatatgttagtaatattagaatcatgtatataataagagtatgatgagattgtggacatgtatgattttatgtgaaatttttgggataaaagatgagtttcatgagaaattaagcttgctgatttttgtaaataattgggtaaaagtttgataaaaagatgatttgcatgcataagtaatgtcattgatgttatgttaattttatgaaattaaaaaggggattttaagtctcattaaaatgatattttactcaaataactACCTAtagaatttttattgatttttgagaaaatatgagcttttaaattgaatatggtgatttttaatgataaaaaaatagttgctggaatttttgtaagaaaatatgaagtgagtttcactaaaatgaatgtgatgagtttttggaacaaattatttttcctgagttatggtaatattgaaaaattgtatttttaatggtatgaatgcatattttgataagttatgattttcccttgttttgattgagaaaaatatttagattctatttatttgtgatttttgaagaaaataaatagtggctgaaagtttgttttaaaaatgttaaaaattgttatttaattgtcacatatggatttttgttgcataaaactaagtcttaaataatttaaataaaaatatattttccacacttaaaaatatatttttcacatcatttatgtaacacaatgataaaatttatttttctaaagaaacatattaaaaaataggcattttaattaaatccaagctttttggttaattctttgtaatttgagattaatgaatgaaatttgtcacatattttatttttgagctaaaataaaataattttataaaataaaataatgttttgagaaatttaatcaacttagaaattttaagaaaaataaagcatgtgatatgtctattgattttaaaataataaaagtaagaaatgaagAATTATTGTTTTTGAAAACATTTCTCTTACGCAATGTtatcacgtatgcatgttacatgcaaatccacttttatgtccaaaattatgtttattattcaactatgtggtttttataaaacgatcatgctagtaaaatgggtaaaacgagcattattcttttatggcgataattgcatgttttgtgtaactgttattacaTAAGTTgtgtggaagggcaaaatagtaattttatgaacctaagaaatgttattttgattatgatataggctcgttgaaagattgtgaaatttcttagcttggacctgaggtaatgaagttagatagattctatgattttatgctatgaatggtaagattgttgtatgaatgaattgttctgaattatgaatgtcataatgtgatgatatgttgaatgtgatatgtgtatggatgttagatacatcaaaccagttacgatgtcagatacatcgaacgagttactaaggacattgagacgtaactcctagggcggacgcgccgaggttattcaaggaccagtgatctcctgtttacctcatagggtgacatggacaactagagatccatgctcatcatgtatgctgtatgtttgtgatatgatgatatgtcacgattatgttatgatatgatgatatgttacgattatgttatgatatgatgatatgttacgattatgttaagACATACtttgatgttttagatgaacgttagtgtttgtatttgttgtattcttacttgcttatttgtttgtacttccttactgggcttttagctcacccccttactttccttccaggtagcaaataggatttctttatggcacgcgtggtgacgtgaggagttctttcatcatggggtgtatggcgtggggtaatcctatggacagaaaaacgatcaacgtagaacgccatttaaattatgttttgtttttaagagactttcctaaattatcagtgggactcagttatttaatttttggtttctttgaactttgcataaaaatctatgttttattttaaaacttgtggcgccaacttgcatggttttaaacaagttcccttgagactttgataatgaatggtattcttttataaactatgttatgcgaatgttttgcaagtattaagctagggcgttctttacagttctaacttaagtttgaaagcataacataataaagttttataatcttgaatatttttacttcaaaaatgaaaaacagaaacattacaagatacacaaaattaaaccatgcatgaaacttgctccattcttcaattcatcatcctttgtgcacttgtctttgttgcgaGTTCATTttcttagctacaacaaaatttgaataattaatgcttcaacttaaagttaatagtaaactaaaagagtacataaaaaaaagttGAGTCATTATGCTCTTGTTTCCATTGTGACATCCACTTGctcaactacataagaaattaaatgattaatactCAAATTCATACCTGATAGTGAACTATAAAATAGAACAAATAGAACTACCAAAAAAATGAATCAACAATTGTGACATCCACTTGctcaactacataagaaattaaatgattaatactCAAATTCATACCTGATAGTGAACTGTAAAATAGAACAAATAGAACTACCAAAAAAAATGAATCAACAATTGTCATGGATGGTTTCCCTTGATTGCATGATAATTATCGTGAGACTCTTAAAACGAAATGGTATCATGATAAAACACAAACCAGATGATAaaacataatgataataaaactGAATCAGATATCCTTTTGGTGCCCGAAAGTACAAACTGTCACACAATAACTCACAAAAACAGAGTGAGAAAGAAAGCAAGAGGTTATTACACAAATATCAAACAGATTCCTAGATGCAATACAGAAAATGAACAAAAAGATAGCAGGAAGTAATTGAGCCTAATAATCTTGCAGTAAGACCAATTCAGGAAGAAAATCATTCCAACACTCTAATTTGGTGAAAAAATCATAGCATTTCAATTCCTATACTTATACGATTTTGAGGTCATTCTCATGTACAAACTCGTAAACATTTGAAATCTAAATGTCTAAGAAAATAAGAATGAGAAAATAGAGTCAGCCTGGACACAAAAAGACTAATCTAAACAAgataatcaaggcactaattCTGCCATAAGAAGATAATAAAAATACCAATGTTCAATCCAGTATCAAGTCAAAATACTAATTCAACCACTGACATATTTTTTCATTAATCCAATCACAATACTTTCAGCCACTATGACACCAAAATATACCAGTAAAAAGAAATCtcatttttttaaacatttttatacaaaataaatctcattttttattagtattagtTTTATAACATTTacattatatataataatgtttATCTATTTAGATTCTAAAGGGATTCATTTTACATGTGCCAACTCAATTAAGTTTAAGTATACCATTAAACATGGTGCAACATGACTGCAATAAAAATGATTTCAAAGAACTCTTCACATGTTAAAAAATAGCCTTAGACAAATAAAAAAACTGTCGTTCACTCAATAAATATAGGCAACATAAAGGCTAAGTCTTTCATtaaatttctattattaattaaataaacaacatAACTTATTATAAACTGCTGCAATATAAACGAAACCCTGCAGAACTAAACTCTTAAATATTCAATAATTTGGTGTACTTAAACAAAATACAGAAACAAAGAAGGCCAAAACCAGAAAAGAAAATTTTAACCTTTGTCCATGCATATAAAAGAGTTAAATTGAACAGATCTTAACTCACCTCAcaaaatttgaagccataactcaCAACACAATATCGAACCATTGATTAAAAAAAAGacacaaaaaaaatgtaaataagATCTTCCTTACTAAGAATTATATATGTATGACATTTTTAACACCTCAAATTAACCCAATTCTAGTTTGAACAAACAACCACGTGCACAGAAGCAAACTATAAGGTTACACtaattttatcattaaaacatTTTTGCAAATAAATGGTGTGCAATGTCAATATTCAGGGCAATAAAAGAAATATTCTTGAACTAAATTAGAATAACATCAGAAATCATGTTTAATAAATAGAGTCATACTGAACAAGACCCAaagcaaaggaaaaaaaaaattcatatataaaacaaatataatCAGATTGGAATCATTAAAAGAGAGGAAGATAAAAGAGAGAATAATTAAATATGAGGTAGATCAACAACTACATTATTATAAAATTACTCCACAGTAGCTAGTAAGTAACTTACATTATGATACAGAGCATCTTCAGCAATTTGAAACATCAGAGCAATAGATGGATGTTTTTTGTTCTGACTTCACCACAGAAAAACCATACCCAAGTAAGGAAAAATGCTTTACACGGAAGAGTCAAACACTCAAGAAGACATGGAAGTGATTGGATATCCAATAAAACATAAGGGTGTTCTCTTAATCTCTTATAAATACCCATTAAAGGCTTCAATTACTAATATAAAAACTTGGTAAATAcccaatttaaaattaaattagtcatatttatttatataactaatttaatttaagtttctaCTTTTTTATTATAAACTTACCAAATTATACTTCTCaagtgaaaaataaaattaaaaattaataacctGGAGAGAGAATTTTTACTTAGAACAGTTAGAAAGAGTTATACTAAGAATCAAGTAAGGGTGCAATACGAAAGTTAAactaaaaattggtatttttgtaatattttcacACAAGAGGCATTTTCCAACTAGAAATTCAAAAAAATGTGTGATTTTTGTGCTAAAATTAATTAGTAATTTCACACTCATTGGTTTTGTAAAACTCCTCTCCCTTTTTCTTCCCTGTAGCTTATGTTTGGTATTGGGGAAAAAAAATTACTGGatccaaaataattattttttcttttctttccacttttttactttatttcttttctcttttcttctctaccaAACCTAGTACTAAAGAATAAATTTAAGaagtttttgtaattttttaaacttCAAGGTGAATTGCATAATTTAATCGAAACAGGAACAAATGTTATCATatttcttaattaattattatttttgttgatgAAAATGAAAACTTCATCAATTGCTTTAACGAAAAATTGTTCAAATGAGGTTAGAAATGCCTAAAGAGTAGATACAAATCTTACACAAAGATGATCTATAAtgattaaccaagtcaattaCAGAGGTAGAACACCAAAAAGCTAACACCTATGAAGATAAACCAATAAAATTTCCCACAAACATATACAACCCACCATGGAAGAAGAGCTTTAACAAATCTAAATGTAAAGTAAAGACCAGAATCAAAACTATGACAAAAGCTAGTGATTAAACATCAcacataaataattacaaaaaaacatTGCATACATATCAAAGGTCAAAGCTCCCCCAAAACAGCAAATAACTGCAAAAACACTACTTACACCATCCTCCATTTGACCAAAACTAAATCCAAGCGATCTTGTTGTTAGTGTAATTTTTGTCATGCTTTGAATTTCACGTTTAAATTATATAATGTCCTAAAAATGAATAAATGTAAATGATATAATGTCCCTTCTTTCTCATGATTTGAAGCTTTTTCAATATTAAAAGATAGATTGTAaaatcattcacataattgccaATTCAATTCCACATAATGGATAAGGGAAGCTTTGGTTGGGACAACCTTACAGTGAGGACACAGAAAGGTGAAGACAACCGTACTGTTGAGATTAGCTTACTATAATTGTTGAACGTATTTTAACTTAGAGGTGGATTTAGTTTTAAGATGAAGTTCTTgtaattttgaaaacttaaagGTGAGTTACATAATCATCATTTCTAATGATTCCTTTATTTTATGAAACTAGATTAAATATGCATCGTTTGCTATTACTTACCTCAAGCAAAGCACTAAGGGCGAGCTTGACAGTTTGTTGCCTAGTTGTCTCCTTGTAGTTTTTCTCAGGAAACTCACGTAATGAGTTAGAGTTTCTTCCAGTGCCATTTGCTTTCCAGGTTGAAAATGTCCCAGAAGGATCTGTCTGATATAGTGTCGGTGCACCTGTGTATGGGTCAAAGCCAATAATCAAAGTTGAAAGCCCAAACGATCTAACACACCCACTTTGTGTATACTTCTGTTGAAGACCAGCAATGTAGCAAGTAATATACTCAACAGTTACTAGATCCTCAACCGTAAGTTGGTGGCTTTGACATTCAATTCTCACCTTGTTTATCAAGACACGAGCATTAGCTTTGAGCCCAGGACATGCCAATGCAATGTGATCATCCAAATTCACAATCTTCCTCACCGTTCTACACAAAAACAACCAATGAGAGAAGATAATCTTCTGTTCATCAACATAAAATGATTCCAACACATGAGCATTGCCAACTCCCAGTTCTTATTTAACATAGACTCTAACTAGTTCAATCTCCATTTCTTATAAAACTACACAATCTAAAATAATCCAAATTTCAAGGCTCATGCCTCATGGGGTAAGGGATATAGCTAAATCTCTCTCTATTTCCTCTATCCCCAAAAACTAAACATTAATTCATACACCTATTGGGCTTAATTGAGTATCAAAGTTCAGTAAGATTATGCAAAAAAGAGCCAATTCCAAGATCAAATCAAAACCAATGAATTTCAATTTCCAGCAAaagtacatttaaaaaaaaaaacactacatTTCCTTTCTTTCTTACTCCAAATAAAACCCCTAAAATCATAATTTCACAAAAACTAGATCAACCCAAACCCCCATAAAATGCAAACCGTTTCGGCCTCATCAGACTTTACAAACATCTAAACATAAAACCCTAGTTCAGGTTTAAAATCTCACTccactcaaataaaaaaaaatgagaaaataccaaaataaaacTCAGTTTGGAAAGAGAAAGAGAACCTGGAGTCCTGAAGTTTAGCAGTGGACTTTTTTTTAAGCCCCGTCGCGTTCTCAAATCCCACACATCGTCTCTGTAATTGCAAGTAGAGAGAGAGATATCATTCCATTGCAGAGACTGAGAGAGAACACGAGGGGAAGGCAAACAGTCCCTGCCTGAAGCCCATCGCTGAGACATAGCAGCCTCTGTAGCCTTCCATTCATCCTTCGGCCAtgcgagagaaagagagagagagagagaagtgatagagagagagagagaccgagTGAAGGGGAGAGGTGTGAGGCATGAAGGTTAGGGTAGAGAGAACCCATTTCAGGAGAgaattttcttttgttttatgattttagAGAATGAAAATGTGAGTTAATAGTGGGGAAAAAGTAAAGGCGGGATGTTTTAACAAAAAACAAATCATTTGGCGccagtattaattttatttagttttttggcTAATCAATAATAATGCTTTTAAAATTGTGTAATATTTTACTGTAATATTTAGTCAAATTTGTTGTGGTGACATGAGGCATAAGTGTATTTAACCAAAATCTGGTTACAAGGAGTTATAGTGTAATtggtacaaaaaaaaaatattaaatgcaTCCACTACGCTACCCTTCATCCACCACAATACAAAATATAACTTTACAATGCTATGTTCATCCAACACTATAACAAATCGATCACAAAATCATTTACAGTGTGCTCCCTAAGGCCTTAGATTTCACTTTATCTCTTATTGTATTCTTGTTCAAGTTAAATATATTTGAGGCAAATCGAACCCGCTCGTTCTGGCTATCAAACTAGAAAagatattaattacaaaaaacaATTATCACTTAAGATAAAcacaaaaattaacacaaactccAACAAATACAATGAAAACTAAGAAGAATCTCAATTTCTactgtaaaaaatatatatacatatagataaaaaaaattatgcttGCCAAACCTTGCCCTTCGAAAGATAATCAAATATGCGACGTTCCATTAAGTTAATGACAAATATACCACAGTCAAGCCCGTTCGGTATGGTAACTCAGTCATTATCAATTTTTAAATTTCTTGAAATACCATTGCACACCGTAAATTTTGGGAATATCATTGCAAAGTTCTATATCCAAAACACCAGCCTATTGCAAAGCAAACAAAATCACTAATCAACCCCTCCAATAAAACTTTTGTCACAACTTTAAAATAATTAACTGTGAAAAAATACTTAACACCTCATTAACAAGGTCCTCCCCAAGTGCCTTATTGCACACAAGAAAATAGACTCATATTTGAACTATAAAACTATCAATCTTAAATATCGACAAGAACAAATGACATCCTAACTCATCgaaaacagaagaaaaaaaatctgtcatggtaaaatttgttgggaaaacttatacaggatcatGTTTATTTTTATGTACATCATACaataaacacattaatataagataacctagaacatgtttctaaaattgaattcatatagAGATAATGGTaaaaacacttacattatacgcagtggaatgattAAGTCCTTCCTTcattttctctaacccttgtatcatttctgtcgtagagtatcacaaagaaactaaaccgttcttcaattttcttcacagccttccaaagtatctttAGAATCCCCTATACTAGAGTAGGAagttatcaacacatgagatagatacaaagagaagaagagaaaagaatattgaggcttagaaaaggacttatgctgtagagagaatctaaaacctactagatcttctgatcttctcaaaaacTTCTTGTGTTTgtcatctgttttcaactctcactaagcattccttttatagactcaattatgtcatttatttaattaaatatcaataaaataatatccaataatcagccctaggtcgaaattatcatgggctttaggcccgtgaaaattttcatttaattataagcccattggacttaaaatcaagggctttattattttctattgattaattaattaaataattatttaaatcatttatcaaattaataatttataatttgaaccttgatttaaacttatatatattaatttagacaccaatttatcttaatcaataaatttgccataatttctcttttcttttctaaattacATAATTCtgcgaaactatccaaaattgacctagtcaacttttataatgaaatcaattaattgagactatctagatgattttatccaaggtacagtggggaccatggacctgtgaaatcaagctccaataagttatcataaatttaacaaataaatttactaacttattaattcctcttgactccactaaagacttagaattgcactcttgaattcatagaacgatttataacaaatatagatacgttatcaattatccattgttacaaccataattgtcactcaatcctctatagactgtctacaatgagatgggactaaaatatcgctttacccctcattgtattttatccttaaaacacttagttccttgtaaatgatatttcagtaaactaatattaattactgaaattagatctctatcatttagcaccttgaaccaaactaaaaggaaaccatcgttttacttctttatcagaagttatagatgttcatatcaatgattaacactcccactcaattataatactgagtttccaagatgtaagtacgggctagtccatagggtaagctggtaacgaacaagtcaaagaactcaaataatacaatcaattagaatactaaccacttggaattgagattgaattgagctatggtcaactatatgaaatgactagaatagataataatggtatgtttacttatcctatctactgtcaatatcggtccaatccgatgtaacaaatacatccaatcttatctactttgctaatgttctagaaagaacataacactacactgtgtaagtagatcatatcgtagattagcgagtctgtgtaaatcctgtgcactgactaatcagtggactaacttattttgaacatataatcatatttatattccactatgattacgtcactataaatatgattagctatatccctaggatttaatagaagtttatattaaacaaacaatcatgaaaataaaacatgtgagcaaagtgatggACCAAGTCAaaatttgatttctattcttttattgataacaaaatgagattacaaagaaattgggtttaattagggcataaaaccccaacaaaaataTTATCCACTTAACATATACAACAACTTATCTCAACCAATATTTAaagaaacaacaaaaagaaatttaataaattaatatacatacaagTACATCTTTTACAACAGTAAAATCACCCATAATAATCACCGCAAAAAATTGGTCCCTCGGCCAGGGTCGGTCTCTTACTAGCCATAAATTTGAAAtacaaattaaatttttttccATTACTTGTAACAAAAggattaataaaaaatatatatcttccCAGACAATATACATTTACTTATAGTCATTCGAGTTGTCAAGAACCACGTTGTTTGCAATTCTTTACGGTACTTTTTCAGTGTTAAAAACTCAAATATCACGTTCAATACCTATGCAACGACACCAAAAACTTGTTGTAAGAATTTTGAACTACACAAGTGCATGTAATCGTTtcaagtaatacaatgataaatcaagtatCATTCCCACGGAGACTTTTATTAAATAGCAAAAATCCATCTTTAATCCTAATTGATTCAACAAAGAAtgaattaaaaatttataagactaaagtaataaaataataaaatagaacaatagagaatcaatattaaaatttaaattcaataGAATAAGAATTATGCTTATTCatttcatcaactatccacctatgcctctctaatgtgaatttaagaattcttatctctattgtgatagcggattaaattgtaaattatattcttactaggacttataattctctacaataagcaaTATCCTACATCTCAATGGCAAACTAACATATTGCAGGCATTAAACATGTAATTCCTATGCTGCACAAATCATAcgggtactttcgtccaatataaatctatgattatttgaatatagcatatttatccttcaTTTCTCAGATCTCAagataaaatcatataaatcatgtgaatggtgatcaagcattcacaagcattaaacacaagtcaaacaattcacaaTATTGCTAGTAAATTCATAAAAATTgcattagataatcataaggtttcaagagaatccattaacaaTCTAAtataagaaaattagttcatgctaaACATAATCAATTCCACcaaactaaatataaacatcaTTACAGAGAAAGTAAaagaggaaaaagaaaaagaatgataGAACTAGTTGATCTCCATGCTTTTGCCTCCACAAAGTGTTCCTTGAGTCTCTTCTTAGGGTTTTCTTTTCAAAAAATCATCATAATGTTGCTTAATGTTGCTTAAAATTCCCTAATGTACACATTGACCACCTCAGGTGCCGCGACCCCATAATTGTGCACCGCAGCCCATGTCCTCGACTGCAAAACTCACTCATCTTTGACTAAACAAGCACCTCGACTCTACTATGCTTGCGGCCCTCGACTTCTCAGGATTTGGGGTCTCTGTCTAATCGCAGCGTCGTAGCTCTAATGCTCAATGTTGCAACTcaaatgccttttttttttttttttaccaaatcaCATATTTTTGACGCCAAACATGGTCATTTATCATTTTTTCCATAAATCCtaaaatattatcaaacacaGGCAAGAAAAGCATCATATTAcacaaacataactaaataagctCGAAAATTCCCTAAAA
The sequence above is drawn from the Humulus lupulus unplaced genomic scaffold, drHumLupu1.1 SCAFFOLD_108, whole genome shotgun sequence genome and encodes:
- the LOC133811038 gene encoding proteasome subunit alpha type-7-like, which produces MVEHKKALLQLPYGRRSLSYLLHEDKLQAWDLLEQDQPTDNVTYRKYTEWEHELKNLQLKLPDELKATKSKLEAKDSEIKDRESRIKGLEELNAKLEEEKKATFDIIEGEKVCPLEEFKQKKDHRRCVGFENATGLKKKSTAKLQDSRTVRKIVNLDDHIALACPGLKANARVLINKVRIECQSHQLTVEDLVTVEYITCYIAGLQQKYTQSGCVRSFGLSTLIIGFDPYTGAPTLYQTDPSGTFSTWKANGTGRNSNSLREFPEKNYKETTRQQTVKLALSALLEVSNSKRCIFNLVS